ATTTCCTTCCCCGCCGCCGGATCGACGATCACAAAGGCCGCCGCGGCGGCGTGCTGATCGTCGCCGGCTCGAAGCGCTACCGCGGCGCGGCCCTTCTGGCGGCGCGCGGCGCTCTGCGCGCCGGCGCGGGGCTGGCGGTGCTGGCCTCGGTTCCGGAAGTTCTGGACGTCCTCGCGGCCTCGCTTCCGGAGGCAATCGCCGAACCTCTGGAAGACGCGGCGGCACTTGAACGGATCATGGCGAAATGGCGCTCCCGCTGTTCTGTGTTGCTGATCGGTTCGGGGCTTGATCGCGACAGCCGCGCCCGCGGACTGTGCCGGATCGGCTCGCAGTGGGACGGCCCCTCCCTGTGGGACGGCGACGGCCTGTACTGGCTGGGCGAAGATGACATAAAACCCGTACGGTGCTGTCTGACGCCTCACGAGGGCGAAGCGGCGGCGCTCCTCGGCGGGCGATCGCCCGTGCGGGATCGCTTCGAGGCGGCCGCGGCTTTGGCGCGGCAGTATGGCTCCGTACTTTTGAAAGGGTATCGCTCGCTTGTCGCCGGTCTGGAGCAAACGCCGTGGATCGTGCCGCGCGGGGACCGAACCTTGTCCGTGCCCGGGTCGGGCGACGTGCTGTCGGGGGCCTGCGCGGCCCTGCTGGCCGCGGGGGTTCCCGCGGAAAAGGCGCTGGCGCTGGGGGCATGGTGCCACGGTGTGTCCGGAGAGGCCTTGGGCCGCATGCAAGGGCAGGACGGCATACTGGCTCATGAGGTAGCCGATTGTCTGCCGGCGGTTTTGAAGGAGCTGAACGGAGCGTGCTGACGGTAAAAAAAGAACCGGACGGGCGAAGCTGTTTTTCGCTCGACGGACGTGACGATACGCGGGCGCTGGGGGAAAACATCGCCGCCGTCCTGCGTCCCGGCATGACGCTGTTGATGAAAGGCGAGCTGGGCGCCGGCAAAACCACGCTGGTGCGCGAACTGTGCCGCGCGCTGGGCTGGAAGCGGACCTGCAGTCCGTCTTTCGCGTTGGTCAACGAGTACGCGCGGGCGCGGATCTCCGTCGCACATGCCGACCTGTACCGTCTTGAGCACGTCGACGGCCGGGACCTTGGCTTCGATGAGTATCTTGACGACGGCTGGGTGCTGATTGTCGAGTGGCCCGAGCGCCTT
The nucleotide sequence above comes from Pyramidobacter porci. Encoded proteins:
- a CDS encoding NAD(P)H-hydrate dehydratase, translated to MAVIPWYANEKVRALDARLIESGVSGLELMERVGRGIVDFILKQPLARSALILAGAGSNGGDGFVIARLLMERGWKVTVLLSHAASRSQGDAAVNLTRLGEMPVPVVESRDRDETALTELLNSHDLVVDALLGTGAAGAPRGETARLIAAVNRCRFGRHVLAVDVPSGAEGGEGVEAQWTCTAGGWKLPIATGHGAALAGETVLIPLDENAAPLLGVPDALELEERDVRNFLPRRRIDDHKGRRGGVLIVAGSKRYRGAALLAARGALRAGAGLAVLASVPEVLDVLAASLPEAIAEPLEDAAALERIMAKWRSRCSVLLIGSGLDRDSRARGLCRIGSQWDGPSLWDGDGLYWLGEDDIKPVRCCLTPHEGEAAALLGGRSPVRDRFEAAAALARQYGSVLLKGYRSLVAGLEQTPWIVPRGDRTLSVPGSGDVLSGACAALLAAGVPAEKALALGAWCHGVSGEALGRMQGQDGILAHEVADCLPAVLKELNGAC
- the tsaE gene encoding tRNA (adenosine(37)-N6)-threonylcarbamoyltransferase complex ATPase subunit type 1 TsaE; this encodes MLTVKKEPDGRSCFSLDGRDDTRALGENIAAVLRPGMTLLMKGELGAGKTTLVRELCRALGWKRTCSPSFALVNEYARARISVAHADLYRLEHVDGRDLGFDEYLDDGWVLIVEWPERLARDDFEDVWHCEMSAAGEKRRFRVAAAGETARNALAQLEKACS